Proteins from one Desulfonema limicola genomic window:
- a CDS encoding integration host factor subunit alpha — MTLTKADIVDKIQEDLQLPKKECVNIVENLLEIMKQTMSSGEDVLVSGFGKFCVKEKKQRRGRNPSTGDDMMLDPRRVVTFRCSGKLRGKLNS; from the coding sequence ATGACATTGACAAAAGCTGATATTGTTGACAAGATTCAAGAAGACCTTCAACTGCCAAAAAAAGAATGTGTTAATATAGTTGAAAATCTGCTTGAAATAATGAAACAGACCATGAGCAGTGGTGAAGATGTTCTGGTAAGTGGATTTGGGAAATTTTGTGTTAAAGAAAAAAAACAGCGCAGAGGCAGAAATCCCTCCACAGGCGACGATATGATGCTGGACCCGCGAAGGGTGGTAACATTCAGATGTTCAGGCAAACTAAGGGGAAAGTTGAATAGTTAA
- a CDS encoding AsnC family transcriptional regulator: MNELQTDNPEMDSIDREILNLIQSDFPITSRPYLEIAGKLNISEAEIISRLSRLKECGIIRRIGGNFVPHKLGFVSTLCAASVPEEKIDIFAQAVNQYPGVTHNYTRNNHFNVWFTFIAQSMNEIESNLDSIAKQTGVNDIINLPATRVFKVKAHFSL, from the coding sequence ATGAATGAATTGCAGACCGATAATCCTGAAATGGACAGCATAGACAGGGAGATTTTAAATCTTATACAATCTGATTTCCCTATTACTTCAAGGCCCTATCTTGAAATTGCAGGCAAGCTGAACATTTCGGAAGCTGAAATAATATCAAGGCTTTCACGGTTAAAAGAATGCGGCATAATAAGAAGGATAGGAGGTAATTTTGTTCCCCATAAACTGGGATTTGTCAGTACCCTCTGTGCTGCAAGCGTACCTGAAGAAAAGATTGATATATTTGCACAGGCTGTAAATCAATATCCAGGTGTTACCCATAATTATACACGGAACAACCATTTCAACGTATGGTTTACCTTTATAGCCCAGTCAATGAATGAAATAGAATCAAACCTGGATTCTATTGCAAAGCAGACAGGCGTAAATGACATAATCAACCTGCCTGCAACAAGGGTTTTTAAGGTTAAGGCTCATTTCAGCCTTTAA
- a CDS encoding tetratricopeptide repeat protein: MKSSSKISYGSPSSSKEFLFCQTDAGVCPENVQKPRPVGIKELGREFPDLLIGKAFIDNAVARLDSSLEFGVMLIRIDNFSRIEEKSGVTYAVKVLTDTARAVYNVCRQNPFIWGLIERDMYGCFFPENNESQCRPFARKIVEEMAKWCKETLSIGIAIYPALQFTRIQTIRNARKALDHAGFFGPGSIIAFNAESLNISGDKFYQQGNINAAIAEFKKAILMDPSNMNVHNSLGVCYSVLKAFKSAIKEFETAAQLAPDEVMPLYNTGLVYMQMEKYEKALEFFFKADKTGQSGFEVAFQTARLYFKIKDFNKAEEFFHKALRIKPDSATALRCLAECLVSMNNFSEAVNVYRKAVKVNPNDAAALSALGHLYDLMGENPEIAAALCKHSIEIAPDNGLFHHRLARLYLKQNLYDDALEEFEHAAKLGCDSSQYIKDIKDIMSRD, encoded by the coding sequence ATGAAATCTAGTTCTAAAATCTCCTATGGCAGCCCCAGTTCTTCAAAGGAATTTCTTTTTTGTCAAACAGATGCAGGAGTATGTCCTGAAAATGTTCAAAAACCCAGGCCCGTAGGCATCAAAGAACTTGGCAGGGAATTTCCTGACCTGCTTATAGGAAAAGCCTTTATTGATAATGCTGTTGCCAGGCTGGATTCATCCTTAGAATTTGGGGTTATGCTTATTCGGATTGATAATTTCAGCAGGATTGAAGAAAAATCAGGAGTTACATATGCTGTTAAAGTTTTGACAGACACAGCCAGGGCTGTTTACAATGTATGCAGACAAAACCCTTTTATATGGGGACTTATTGAAAGAGATATGTATGGATGTTTTTTTCCTGAAAACAATGAAAGTCAATGCAGGCCCTTTGCCCGGAAAATAGTGGAAGAAATGGCAAAATGGTGTAAAGAAACCCTTTCAATAGGCATTGCCATATATCCTGCACTGCAGTTTACAAGGATTCAAACCATAAGAAATGCCAGGAAAGCACTGGATCATGCTGGTTTCTTTGGCCCTGGTTCTATTATTGCCTTTAATGCAGAGAGCTTGAATATTAGTGGAGATAAATTTTATCAGCAGGGGAATATCAATGCTGCTATTGCTGAATTTAAAAAAGCAATTCTCATGGATCCTTCTAATATGAATGTTCATAACAGCCTGGGGGTTTGTTATAGTGTTTTAAAAGCATTTAAATCTGCAATTAAAGAGTTTGAAACTGCTGCACAGCTTGCTCCTGATGAAGTCATGCCTTTATATAATACAGGACTTGTATATATGCAGATGGAGAAATACGAAAAAGCCCTGGAATTTTTTTTTAAAGCAGATAAAACAGGGCAGTCAGGCTTTGAAGTGGCATTTCAAACAGCCAGGCTTTATTTTAAAATAAAAGATTTTAATAAAGCAGAGGAGTTTTTCCATAAAGCATTAAGGATAAAACCAGATTCAGCCACTGCACTCCGCTGTCTGGCAGAATGTCTGGTATCTATGAATAATTTTTCTGAAGCTGTTAATGTATATAGAAAAGCAGTTAAAGTAAATCCCAATGATGCTGCAGCCCTTTCAGCATTGGGACATTTATATGATTTAATGGGTGAAAATCCTGAGATTGCAGCGGCACTTTGTAAACACAGCATTGAAATTGCACCAGATAACGGTTTGTTTCATCATCGCCTGGCAAGATTATATCTTAAACAAAATCTATATGATGATGCACTTGAAGAATTTGAACATGCAGCAAAGCTGGGATGTGATTCTTCGCAATATATTAAAGATATTAAAGATATTATGTCCAGGGATTAA
- a CDS encoding D-sedoheptulose 7-phosphate isomerase: protein MQEIILDILHNSIMVKEKFIKANMELIIQGADKIALCLASGHKILVFGNGGSAADAQHIAAEFVNRFRIERRPLGAIALTTDTSIITSIGNDYGFDEIFEKQIMALGQKDDIAIGISTSGSSPNVVRALKTAKNMGITTLGLTGKGGGNLAQYSDLLFSVDSDVTARIQETHITLGHIFCDLADRILFPEKFSA from the coding sequence ATGCAAGAAATTATATTAGATATTCTGCACAATAGTATTATGGTAAAAGAAAAATTCATAAAAGCAAATATGGAACTTATCATCCAGGGAGCAGATAAAATAGCTTTATGCCTGGCATCAGGCCATAAAATCCTGGTCTTTGGCAATGGCGGCAGTGCGGCTGATGCCCAGCATATTGCAGCAGAATTTGTCAATCGTTTCAGGATTGAGCGCCGTCCCCTCGGAGCCATTGCCCTTACAACTGATACATCAATTATTACCAGTATAGGCAATGATTATGGATTTGATGAAATCTTTGAAAAACAAATCATGGCCCTGGGGCAAAAAGATGATATCGCCATAGGCATAAGCACCAGCGGCAGTTCACCCAATGTTGTCAGGGCTTTAAAAACTGCAAAAAATATGGGAATTACAACTCTGGGGTTAACAGGAAAAGGGGGCGGTAATCTGGCACAATACTCAGACCTGCTTTTTTCTGTTGATTCTGATGTAACAGCAAGAATCCAGGAAACCCATATTACCTTAGGTCATATTTTTTGTGATCTTGCCGACAGGATACTCTTTCCTGAAAAATTTTCGGCCTGA
- a CDS encoding phenyltransferase domain-containing protein codes for MNQSILELKTESAIDIEAVAGLIADTQKASGEIPWSAGDKTDPWDHVEAAMGLTIGGYFREAVKAFEWMAQNQLEDGSWYSAYRNGIPDDLTRESNMSSYIAVGVFHYYLITRNSDFIKNMWNTVKKAMDFTLSLQAPGGEIYWAVSPRGDKDPMALLTGSSSICMSIKCALVLADILGYEQPLWEDALEKLEYAILNKPCLFNMTKSRYSMDWFYPVLSGAVTGKNAQDRIDKYWKKFVIQGQGIRCVSDQPWVTIAETSEFCLALSAMGKHELARIIFSWICDKRYDDGSYWCGHTFPDMTIWPEEKITWTNAVVLMAADAVYDLTPGSRLFCHKYWEGKKEKGSITRGRD; via the coding sequence ATGAATCAAAGTATTTTAGAACTTAAAACAGAATCAGCCATTGATATTGAAGCTGTTGCAGGGCTGATTGCAGACACACAGAAAGCCAGCGGTGAAATTCCCTGGAGTGCGGGAGATAAAACCGATCCCTGGGATCATGTGGAAGCAGCCATGGGGCTGACCATTGGCGGATATTTCAGGGAAGCTGTTAAGGCTTTTGAATGGATGGCACAAAACCAGCTTGAAGATGGAAGCTGGTATTCTGCTTACAGAAACGGGATACCTGATGATTTAACTCGGGAATCCAATATGTCGTCCTATATTGCAGTGGGGGTATTCCACTATTATCTGATTACCCGTAACAGTGATTTTATAAAAAATATGTGGAACACAGTAAAAAAAGCCATGGATTTTACCTTGAGCCTGCAGGCACCAGGTGGCGAAATATACTGGGCAGTCAGCCCCAGAGGAGACAAAGATCCAATGGCACTGCTGACTGGTTCAAGCTCAATATGTATGAGTATCAAATGCGCCCTGGTTCTTGCAGATATTTTAGGGTATGAACAGCCTTTATGGGAAGATGCCCTTGAAAAACTGGAATATGCCATATTAAATAAACCCTGTTTGTTTAACATGACAAAATCCAGGTATTCCATGGACTGGTTTTACCCTGTTCTTTCAGGAGCAGTAACAGGTAAAAATGCACAAGACAGGATTGATAAATACTGGAAAAAATTTGTTATTCAGGGACAGGGAATTAGATGTGTTTCAGATCAGCCCTGGGTAACAATTGCAGAAACATCAGAGTTCTGCCTTGCCCTGTCTGCAATGGGTAAACATGAACTTGCCAGGATTATATTCAGCTGGATTTGTGATAAAAGATATGATGACGGCTCATACTGGTGCGGACATACCTTTCCTGACATGACTATCTGGCCTGAAGAAAAGATAACATGGACAAATGCTGTGGTGCTTATGGCAGCAGATGCAGTTTACGATCTTACCCCTGGCAGCCGTCTTTTCTGTCATAAATACTGGGAAGGTAAGAAGGAAAAAGGATCAATAACCAGGGGCAGGGATTGA
- a CDS encoding acyltransferase, with protein sequence MRKDHRPYYIKKLYLKFQKFYVNHFLRPQFDHMGKGGTFMKPWHVEIFGPCIELGDFSTIIAAPDRKIRFSVWPDKKDKGYIKIGNYCLVCPGVRIGAACGVDIGHNCMIASNTYITDSDWHDIYNRVSTGTSMPVKIEENVWIGDSAIICKGVTIGKNSIIGAGAVITKDVPSNVVAAGNPAKVVKQLDLEEKMITRSHWLSDPGSLSREFDKWDRAVLQNNTFLHWVRYMLFPMKKD encoded by the coding sequence ATGCGTAAAGATCACCGTCCTTATTATATAAAAAAACTATATCTTAAATTTCAAAAATTCTATGTAAATCATTTTCTGCGGCCCCAGTTTGACCATATGGGAAAAGGCGGGACTTTTATGAAGCCCTGGCATGTGGAGATATTCGGTCCCTGCATAGAACTTGGTGACTTTTCAACAATTATTGCGGCACCTGACAGAAAAATAAGGTTTTCAGTATGGCCTGACAAAAAAGATAAAGGATATATAAAAATCGGGAATTATTGTCTTGTATGCCCTGGAGTAAGAATAGGGGCTGCATGTGGTGTTGACATAGGCCATAACTGCATGATTGCAAGCAATACATATATTACTGATTCAGACTGGCATGATATTTACAACCGGGTTTCTACTGGAACTTCAATGCCTGTAAAAATAGAAGAAAATGTCTGGATAGGAGATTCTGCAATTATCTGCAAAGGCGTTACTATTGGGAAAAACAGTATAATAGGTGCTGGAGCAGTTATAACAAAGGATGTGCCTTCCAATGTTGTGGCTGCCGGCAATCCTGCAAAAGTGGTAAAACAGCTTGATCTTGAAGAAAAAATGATAACCCGTTCACACTGGCTTTCTGATCCTGGTTCCCTTTCAAGGGAATTTGACAAATGGGACAGGGCTGTATTGCAGAATAATACATTTTTACACTGGGTGCGGTATATGCTGTTTCCCATGAAAAAGGACTAA
- a CDS encoding secondary thiamine-phosphate synthase enzyme YjbQ produces the protein MIITVKSKLKTEFIDITSQVGQAVSCSGVSNGLCMVYVPHTTAAVTINENADPTVKSDILNVLNNIIPWNADYKHLEGNSPAHIKSSLIGASELIAVENNKLILGTWQGIFFCEFDGPRTRKVHISFINGAINE, from the coding sequence ATGATTATTACTGTTAAATCTAAATTGAAAACCGAGTTTATTGATATTACATCACAGGTTGGGCAGGCAGTTTCATGTTCCGGTGTTTCAAATGGATTGTGCATGGTTTATGTGCCTCATACCACTGCTGCTGTAACAATTAATGAAAACGCTGATCCAACTGTTAAAAGCGATATTCTGAACGTGCTTAACAATATTATTCCCTGGAATGCAGATTATAAGCATTTGGAAGGAAATTCCCCTGCTCATATCAAATCTTCCCTGATTGGAGCTTCTGAATTAATTGCTGTTGAAAATAATAAATTGATACTGGGAACATGGCAGGGTATATTTTTTTGTGAATTTGACGGACCCAGGACAAGAAAAGTCCATATATCTTTTATAAATGGAGCTATAAATGAATGA
- a CDS encoding AI-2E family transporter: MNTPLDKVLLKQKEPFFNNSSNISIALKSLIILACIVIIVAGMRAADSLLVPFLLAVFIGIICSPPLFWLKSKGISSAIALIIVIAGIVGVTLAASLVIGGSLKDFLQNLPVYQNILQQKLAAMTIWLNSMGISTTEFQSSELFDSKSVMNIIGKMLGGLSKIFTNTFVILLTVIFILLEASGFPLKLRAALSSPDESLSRLSQVTDSVRQYLAIKTMCSLLTGVLIALLLYIIGIKQSVLWGFIAFLFNFIPNIGSIIAAVPAIIMALIQFDTAAAVYTLAGYIFINLSISNIIEPKFMGRGLGLSTLVVFISLVFWGWVLGPVGMLLSVLLTTILKIALESSEETMWLAILLGPARAVKPDIQSAVKG, from the coding sequence ATGAATACCCCTCTGGATAAAGTATTATTAAAACAAAAAGAGCCGTTTTTTAACAACAGCAGCAACATATCCATAGCACTTAAATCTTTAATTATACTTGCATGTATTGTAATAATTGTTGCAGGAATGCGTGCTGCCGATTCTCTGCTGGTTCCTTTTCTTCTGGCAGTATTTATCGGCATTATATGTTCACCTCCTTTGTTCTGGCTTAAAAGCAAAGGAATATCTTCTGCCATTGCCCTGATAATTGTTATTGCAGGTATTGTGGGCGTTACCCTGGCAGCTTCCCTTGTGATAGGCGGGTCTTTAAAGGATTTTCTTCAAAATCTTCCTGTATATCAGAACATCCTCCAGCAAAAGCTGGCAGCAATGACCATCTGGCTTAACAGTATGGGTATAAGTACCACAGAATTTCAAAGCAGTGAATTATTTGATTCCAAATCTGTTATGAATATTATCGGGAAAATGCTCGGAGGTTTGAGCAAAATCTTTACCAATACCTTTGTTATCCTGCTGACTGTAATCTTTATCCTGCTGGAAGCATCAGGATTTCCTTTAAAGCTTAGGGCGGCATTGTCCTCTCCTGATGAATCCCTTTCACGGCTCTCCCAGGTAACAGACAGTGTGCGCCAGTATCTGGCAATAAAAACCATGTGCAGCCTGCTCACAGGTGTTTTAATTGCACTACTGCTTTATATTATTGGTATTAAACAATCTGTTTTATGGGGATTTATAGCATTTCTTTTCAATTTCATACCCAATATCGGTTCAATAATTGCGGCAGTTCCAGCCATTATCATGGCCCTTATTCAATTTGATACAGCAGCAGCAGTTTATACACTTGCAGGATATATTTTTATAAATCTTTCAATCAGCAATATAATTGAGCCAAAATTTATGGGCAGGGGTCTCGGGCTTTCAACCCTGGTGGTTTTTATATCCCTGGTTTTCTGGGGCTGGGTTTTGGGGCCTGTGGGTATGCTGCTGTCCGTACTTTTAACAACAATCTTAAAAATAGCCCTTGAAAGCAGCGAGGAAACAATGTGGCTGGCAATCCTGCTCGGGCCTGCAAGAGCTGTAAAACCAGATATCCAGTCTGCTGTTAAAGGCTGA
- a CDS encoding AI-2E family transporter, with protein sequence MINVFRIWLKKYFSDPQVVILGFLILLGFVMIFTLGNMLAPVIVSIIAAYLLEGMVAILEKFKLPRMAAVLVVFILFMACLLVLIIWLLPMLSRQIGQLVQDFPAMIANGQKELMLLPEKYPDFISRDQIRQIIDYLTTEFTRMGQYIISISLASVKGIITFLVYIILVPLMIFFFLKDKVLILEWCKGFLPDERKLATDVWYEVNHQIGNYVRGKIWEILIVWAVSYLTFILLKLPFAMLLSLFVGLSVLIPYLGATIMFLPVGLIAFLEWGWGAPLAYTMIALGIIQALDGNLLVPLLLSGVVNLHPIAIIVAVLVFGGLWGMLGLFFAIPLATFFHAVIKAWQSTSRDEKPGELLSETWSD encoded by the coding sequence ATGATTAATGTTTTTCGGATATGGCTGAAAAAATATTTTTCAGACCCCCAGGTGGTTATTTTAGGATTTTTAATCCTTCTCGGATTTGTTATGATATTTACACTGGGGAATATGCTTGCCCCTGTGATAGTCAGTATTATTGCTGCCTATCTGCTTGAAGGCATGGTTGCTATTCTTGAAAAATTCAAATTACCCCGCATGGCTGCAGTTCTTGTGGTATTTATCTTATTCATGGCCTGCCTTCTTGTACTTATTATCTGGCTTCTGCCCATGCTTTCCAGGCAGATAGGCCAGCTTGTCCAGGATTTTCCTGCCATGATCGCCAATGGTCAAAAGGAACTCATGCTTTTGCCTGAGAAATATCCTGATTTTATTTCCAGGGATCAAATCAGACAGATTATAGATTATTTAACAACAGAATTTACCAGGATGGGACAATATATAATTTCCATCTCCCTGGCTTCTGTTAAGGGAATTATCACCTTTCTTGTATATATAATCCTTGTACCTCTTATGATATTTTTCTTTCTCAAGGACAAGGTTTTAATACTTGAATGGTGCAAGGGTTTTTTACCTGATGAACGCAAACTTGCCACTGATGTCTGGTATGAGGTAAACCACCAGATAGGTAATTATGTACGCGGGAAGATATGGGAGATTCTTATTGTCTGGGCAGTCAGTTATCTTACATTTATCCTGCTGAAACTCCCTTTTGCCATGCTCCTGTCTTTATTTGTGGGACTCTCGGTTCTTATACCATATCTTGGAGCAACCATAATGTTTTTACCTGTGGGATTGATTGCATTCCTGGAATGGGGCTGGGGAGCGCCTCTTGCCTATACCATGATAGCTCTGGGAATTATCCAGGCCCTTGATGGAAATCTCCTGGTTCCACTGCTGCTTTCAGGGGTTGTAAATCTTCATCCCATTGCAATTATTGTGGCAGTTCTGGTTTTTGGAGGGCTTTGGGGTATGCTGGGATTGTTTTTTGCAATTCCCCTGGCAACCTTTTTTCACGCAGTTATAAAAGCATGGCAGTCAACAAGCAGGGATGAAAAACCAGGGGAGCTTTTATCTGAAACCTGGTCTGATTAA
- the selA gene encoding L-seryl-tRNA(Sec) selenium transferase, with protein sequence MNLDIKQQQLLRTLPRVDNIFEKFKNEPDYEEIPNSVLTDSIRKTIEILRESVLTNPGAVTEHTLTETSVIQLVKKQIKAEMSYNLKPLINGTGVVVHTNLGRSLLAQQAIDNISCISGLYSNLEFNLNLGKRGIRYSSIEDILCKISGAEAAMAVNNNAAAVLLCLDTLAAGKQAIVSRGELVEIGGSFRIPDVMAKTGAILKEVGTTNRTHLRDYENAIEADTGLMLKVHTSNYSIVGFTASVSLKELVELGGKHKIPVMEDLGSGTFIDFSKYKMIKEPTVQESVAAGVDIVTFSGDKLLGGPQAGLIVGKKEYLDKIKKNPLTRALRIDKMTLAALEATLGLYRDPEKVVQTIPTLKMLTCSLSYIEQKAVQFFKSMQSHKKISIKILDLSSKVGGGSLPLQEIPSKCAAIEIENISPNALEKLMREHNPPIIGRIENNCFILDFRTIQECEILVIEIAFKDILERREQ encoded by the coding sequence ATGAACCTGGATATAAAACAACAGCAGCTTTTAAGAACACTTCCCAGAGTTGATAATATATTTGAAAAATTTAAAAATGAGCCTGATTATGAGGAAATACCCAATTCAGTTCTTACGGACTCCATAAGAAAAACAATTGAGATACTCAGGGAATCTGTTTTAACAAATCCTGGAGCTGTTACAGAGCATACACTGACTGAAACCAGTGTAATTCAACTAGTCAAAAAACAGATAAAAGCTGAAATGTCTTACAATCTTAAACCCCTTATCAACGGAACCGGGGTTGTGGTTCATACAAATCTGGGAAGATCACTGCTTGCCCAACAGGCAATTGATAATATCTCATGTATCTCAGGTTTATACTCAAACCTTGAATTTAATCTTAATCTTGGCAAAAGGGGAATAAGATACAGCAGTATTGAAGATATTCTCTGCAAGATCAGCGGGGCAGAAGCTGCTATGGCTGTTAATAACAATGCAGCAGCAGTTCTGCTCTGCCTGGATACACTTGCTGCCGGAAAACAGGCCATTGTATCCAGAGGCGAGCTTGTTGAAATCGGCGGGTCTTTCAGGATACCTGATGTAATGGCAAAAACAGGAGCCATTCTCAAAGAGGTTGGAACAACCAACCGCACCCATCTAAGGGATTATGAAAATGCCATTGAAGCAGACACAGGGTTAATGCTCAAGGTTCATACAAGCAATTACAGCATTGTTGGATTTACTGCTTCAGTATCTTTAAAAGAGCTGGTTGAACTGGGTGGAAAACATAAGATTCCTGTTATGGAAGATCTGGGCAGCGGCACTTTTATTGATTTTTCAAAATATAAAATGATAAAAGAGCCTACAGTCCAGGAATCTGTTGCAGCAGGGGTTGATATTGTTACATTCAGCGGGGATAAACTTCTTGGAGGCCCCCAGGCCGGCTTGATTGTCGGGAAAAAGGAATATCTTGACAAGATAAAGAAAAATCCCCTTACCCGTGCCCTGAGAATTGATAAAATGACCCTGGCAGCACTGGAGGCTACACTTGGTTTATACAGGGACCCTGAAAAGGTAGTGCAGACCATACCAACCCTGAAAATGCTTACCTGTTCCCTGTCTTATATTGAACAAAAGGCTGTGCAGTTTTTTAAATCCATGCAGTCCCATAAAAAAATCTCTATTAAAATCCTTGATTTATCTTCAAAGGTCGGAGGAGGTTCCCTGCCGCTGCAGGAAATTCCAAGCAAATGTGCTGCAATTGAAATTGAAAATATTTCTCCCAATGCTCTTGAAAAATTAATGAGGGAACACAATCCGCCTATAATCGGAAGAATTGAAAATAATTGTTTTATACTTGATTTCAGGACAATACAGGAATGTGAAATACTTGTTATTGAAATAGCTTTTAAAGATATTCTGGAAAGAAGGGAACAATGA
- a CDS encoding response regulator translates to MKINKTKIMIVEDEALIADDIKEVLILQDYEITAITDSGEEAVKKAGQTQPDIILMDIRLKGQMDGITAAEKIGAAYNIPVIYLTAHSDNEILERAKFSNPCGFLLKPFRDDELRAAIETGLWKHQMISDLKEKQKQLEHEIQERKQIEKALKKAKQEAEAASRSKSEFLANMSHEIRTPMNAIMGFTEVLISMITNRQQKQYLKAINTSGKNLLNLINDILDLSKIEAGKLDIVYEPVNLRNLFNEIQGIFQISSSKKKIDMSIDIAGSVPENIYLDQVRLRQILFNLIGNAFKFTDKGYVKVFVENISQNIHKDSFDLSISVQDTGIGISPESQNNIFDAFHQDSQGSEKKYTGTGLGLTITKRLTNMMNGKIYLASEPGTGSTFTIIFYNVFVAENNEYFLYNVQDVNKFDNTIFKNPVVLVADDIKTNRDLIKAFVNNANIQILDAENGEQAVIMAEKYMPDLILMDIRMPVKDGYEAAKEIRNNNKLSNIPVIALTALAMKDEQEKIKKEIFDGYLKKPVDKTSLFYELIRFLPVIKQENPEPKQEKIKTEIIEPEIIEKLPEIINHLENKFKYLWQEVQQYQEINETINFAEQIKDFGKKYRIMCLEIYGDQLAEHGKDFDIEKISEKLDKYPDLIEGLKSLSRKQD, encoded by the coding sequence ATGAAGATTAATAAAACAAAAATCATGATTGTTGAAGATGAAGCCCTTATTGCAGATGATATTAAAGAAGTTCTTATTCTCCAGGATTATGAGATTACAGCTATTACAGATTCAGGGGAAGAAGCTGTGAAAAAAGCAGGGCAGACCCAGCCTGATATTATTCTTATGGACATAAGGCTGAAAGGTCAAATGGATGGAATTACTGCTGCTGAAAAAATCGGAGCTGCTTATAATATCCCGGTTATTTATCTTACTGCACATTCAGATAATGAAATCCTGGAGCGTGCAAAATTTTCCAATCCCTGCGGATTTCTTTTAAAACCTTTCAGGGATGATGAATTACGTGCTGCTATTGAAACAGGCCTGTGGAAACATCAGATGATATCTGATTTAAAAGAAAAGCAAAAACAGCTTGAACATGAAATACAAGAACGAAAACAGATTGAAAAAGCATTAAAAAAAGCAAAGCAGGAAGCAGAGGCTGCCAGCCGTTCAAAAAGCGAATTTCTGGCTAATATGAGCCATGAAATAAGAACTCCCATGAATGCCATAATGGGGTTTACAGAGGTACTTATCTCCATGATTACCAACCGGCAGCAGAAACAATATCTAAAAGCTATTAATACTTCAGGAAAAAATCTCCTGAATCTTATTAATGATATCCTGGATCTCTCCAAGATTGAAGCAGGGAAGCTGGATATTGTATATGAACCTGTAAACCTGAGAAACCTTTTTAATGAAATTCAAGGTATTTTTCAGATTTCCTCATCCAAAAAAAAGATTGATATGAGCATTGATATTGCAGGCAGTGTACCAGAAAATATTTATCTTGACCAGGTAAGACTCCGGCAGATCCTGTTTAATCTTATAGGAAATGCATTTAAATTTACAGACAAAGGTTATGTAAAGGTTTTTGTTGAAAATATTTCTCAAAATATACACAAAGACAGCTTTGACCTGAGTATATCTGTGCAGGATACAGGAATTGGCATTTCTCCTGAATCTCAAAACAATATATTTGATGCTTTTCACCAGGATTCACAAGGTTCTGAAAAAAAATATACAGGAACAGGCCTGGGGCTGACAATCACAAAACGCCTTACAAATATGATGAATGGAAAGATTTATCTTGCAAGTGAACCAGGCACAGGAAGTACTTTTACCATTATTTTTTATAATGTATTTGTTGCAGAAAACAATGAATATTTTTTATATAATGTTCAAGATGTTAATAAATTTGACAATACCATATTCAAAAACCCTGTTGTGCTTGTAGCTGATGACATTAAAACAAACCGGGATTTGATTAAAGCTTTTGTAAACAACGCCAATATTCAAATACTTGATGCTGAAAACGGCGAACAGGCAGTAATCATGGCTGAAAAATACATGCCTGATCTTATTCTCATGGATATAAGGATGCCTGTAAAAGATGGATACGAAGCTGCAAAAGAAATCAGGAATAATAACAAGCTGTCTAACATTCCTGTTATTGCCCTGACTGCCCTTGCCATGAAAGATGAACAAGAAAAGATCAAAAAGGAAATTTTTGACGGATACCTTAAAAAACCAGTGGATAAGACATCACTTTTCTATGAATTAATACGATTTCTGCCAGTAATAAAACAAGAAAACCCGGAGCCAAAACAGGAAAAAATAAAAACTGAAATAATTGAACCTGAAATAATTGAAAAACTTCCTGAAATAATAAACCATCTGGAAAATAAATTTAAATATCTATGGCAGGAAGTTCAACAATATCAAGAAATAAATGAAACCATAAATTTTGCTGAACAGATAAAGGATTTTGGGAAAAAATACAGGATAATGTGTTTAGAAATATATGGAGACCAACTGGCAGAGCATGGAAAAGACTTTGATATTGAAAAAATCAGTGAAAAACTTGATAAATATCCAGATTTAATAGAGGGACTTAAATCTTTATCCAGAAAACAAGATTGA